From Campylobacteraceae bacterium, one genomic window encodes:
- a CDS encoding Bax inhibitor-1/YccA family protein, whose protein sequence is MYNRDYLSNNSSQDQAQDSSKERMMSFLKATYQLFAGSLLAATAGAYIGLDIVHLLVAPVSWILFAVVIGLVWFVIPRVKHTPGVNLAVLFLFTFLTGLMIAPLLASIFAMPAGASIVGQAFLMTSVAFGGISMFAMTTKRDFSSMGQMLFIALIIMIVAGISNIFIQSSLLQLGIASAGALLFSAFILYDTQQILKGNYDSPIEAALALYLDFLNLFVSLLQILGIMNSSDD, encoded by the coding sequence ATGTACAACAGAGATTATTTATCAAATAATTCATCTCAAGATCAAGCACAGGATTCTTCAAAAGAAAGAATGATGAGCTTTTTAAAAGCTACCTATCAACTGTTTGCAGGATCACTTTTAGCAGCAACAGCAGGAGCTTATATAGGACTGGATATCGTTCATTTATTAGTTGCTCCAGTATCATGGATTTTATTTGCAGTAGTTATTGGCCTAGTTTGGTTTGTAATTCCCAGAGTTAAACATACTCCAGGTGTCAACTTAGCTGTATTATTTTTATTTACATTTTTAACAGGTCTAATGATTGCTCCCTTATTAGCTTCAATTTTTGCAATGCCTGCAGGCGCATCAATTGTAGGGCAAGCGTTTTTAATGACATCGGTTGCATTTGGTGGAATTTCAATGTTTGCAATGACTACTAAAAGAGACTTTTCGTCTATGGGACAAATGTTATTCATTGCTTTAATCATTATGATTGTTGCTGGAATCTCAAATATCTTTATTCAATCATCATTATTACAATTAGGAATTGCTAGTGCAGGTGCTTTATTATTTTCTGCATTCATATTATATGATACTCAGCAAATTTTAAAAGGAAACTATGATTCTCCAATTGAAGCTGCTTTAGCTTTATACTTAGATTTTTTAAATCTATTTGTTTCTTTATTGCAAATTCTTGGAATAATGAATTCAAGTGATGACTAA
- a CDS encoding thiamine-phosphate pyrophosphorylase: MSEQELRLIDANLNRLREGIRVVEDIFRYAYNDKNTAKRLKELRHQSRINLYNELLDARDIKNDVLKKTTSSEQKRENLKSILIANFKRAQESARVLEELTKLLTTNKSEVFKAIRYELYDLEKEMNHITF, encoded by the coding sequence ATGAGTGAACAAGAACTAAGACTAATAGATGCCAACCTAAATCGTTTACGTGAGGGCATTCGTGTTGTAGAAGATATATTCAGATACGCATACAATGACAAAAATACAGCAAAACGATTAAAAGAACTGCGCCATCAATCAAGAATCAATCTTTATAATGAACTACTAGACGCAAGAGATATCAAAAATGATGTTCTTAAAAAAACCACGTCTTCAGAACAAAAAAGAGAAAACCTTAAAAGTATTCTAATAGCCAACTTCAAGCGTGCTCAAGAAAGCGCAAGAGTACTAGAAGAGCTAACAAAACTATTAACTACTAATAAGAGTGAAGTTTTTAAAGCAATACGCTATGAATTATATGACTTAGAAAAAGAAATGAATCATATAACTTTTTAA
- a CDS encoding methyltransferase, with protein sequence MIRDVKNKAKNILELGCGSGQVYKNIAWNFDSYTALDFSSSMCDLHPKNTKTIVKCLNFDENEFFSYLDDKHYDLVLSSSALQWSKDLGRIIQKLACITNELHAVLFTSNTFKHIQNISKKKSPILSEEKIKDAFSKYFSCEFETILYKLEFSSKKDLFNYIKKSGVSGETKLTFKEAKSLYKEYDLNYLEFEVIYIKAFKK encoded by the coding sequence ATGATTAGGGATGTAAAAAATAAAGCAAAAAATATTTTAGAGCTGGGCTGTGGTTCTGGGCAAGTGTATAAAAATATTGCTTGGAACTTTGATTCTTATACTGCTTTAGACTTTTCTTCTTCTATGTGTGACTTACATCCTAAAAATACTAAGACTATAGTTAAGTGTCTTAATTTTGATGAGAATGAGTTCTTTTCTTATTTAGATGATAAACATTATGACTTAGTACTTTCATCCTCCGCACTACAGTGGTCAAAGGATTTAGGCAGAATAATTCAAAAGTTAGCATGTATTACTAATGAATTACATGCCGTCTTGTTTACCTCGAATACCTTTAAACATATTCAAAACATAAGTAAAAAAAAGTCACCCATTTTAAGCGAAGAGAAAATAAAAGACGCTTTTTCAAAATATTTTTCTTGTGAATTTGAAACAATACTTTATAAGTTAGAATTTTCTTCAAAAAAAGATTTATTTAATTATATAAAAAAGTCAGGAGTTAGTGGAGAGACCAAACTAACTTTTAAAGAAGCCAAATCTTTATATAAAGAGTATGATTTAAATTATTTGGAATTTGAAGTGATTTATATTAAAGCATTTAAAAAATAA
- the secG gene encoding preprotein translocase subunit SecG translates to MTSTLLIVQFVLAAFVVIAVLLQKSSSIGLGAYSGSNNSLFGAKGPGGFLTKVTMGLGLLFIINTLALGYFYNQQKLDSVVDGVKVESLIPSKADAPAAPVIPTLPSK, encoded by the coding sequence ATGACATCTACTCTATTAATTGTACAATTCGTTTTAGCAGCATTCGTTGTAATCGCTGTATTATTACAAAAAAGTTCTAGTATAGGCCTAGGTGCGTATAGTGGAAGTAATAACTCACTATTTGGAGCAAAAGGTCCAGGTGGTTTTTTAACTAAAGTAACAATGGGTTTAGGCCTGTTATTTATTATTAACACCTTAGCACTTGGATACTTTTACAATCAACAGAAACTTGATTCAGTAGTTGATGGAGTTAAAGTTGAATCTTTAATTCCATCTAAAGCAGATGCACCAGCTGCACCTGTAATACCAACACTGCCTTCAAAATAA
- the frr gene encoding ribosome recycling factor — protein MLNEIYSDTKEHMEKSLEALKRDYKSLRTGKVTVSVLDGVKIDYYGTMTDLNQVGSVLAIDATTIAVNPWEKNLLGDIEKAIQNANIGVNPNNDGEIIKLFFPPMTVDQRKVSAKGAKIMTDNAKIAIRNIRKASNDKVKVLHKDKEITDDEQKRAQDEIQKITDAAVSSADSTLRTKEQEILTV, from the coding sequence ATGTTAAATGAAATCTATTCAGATACAAAAGAACACATGGAAAAATCTCTTGAAGCCTTAAAAAGAGATTATAAATCACTTAGAACAGGGAAAGTAACTGTTTCAGTATTAGATGGAGTTAAAATTGATTATTATGGAACAATGACTGATTTAAATCAAGTTGGTTCTGTATTAGCAATTGATGCAACTACAATAGCTGTTAATCCTTGGGAAAAAAATCTTTTAGGTGATATTGAAAAAGCTATTCAAAATGCAAACATTGGAGTAAACCCAAACAATGACGGTGAAATTATTAAATTGTTTTTTCCTCCAATGACTGTTGATCAAAGAAAAGTAAGTGCTAAAGGCGCTAAAATTATGACTGATAATGCAAAAATTGCAATCAGAAATATTAGAAAAGCATCTAATGATAAAGTAAAAGTTTTACATAAAGACAAAGAAATTACTGATGATGAACAAAAACGAGCACAAGATGAAATTCAAAAAATAACGGATGCGGCTGTATCTTCTGCTGATAGTACGCTAAGAACTAAAGAACAAGAAATTTTGACGGTATAA
- a CDS encoding orotate phosphoribosyltransferase, with the protein MNVANIYKDSQALLEGHFKLSSGNHSQFYLQSAKVLENPKTAKLLAEALAEQIIASGIKIDAVCSPALGGIIAGFALATALDVRFIFAERVDGIMTIRRGFEVQKNENYIICEDIITTGGSALEAAKEVEKSGGNVVAYAALANRGFCSRENSDLEATSSCKLPLDKPLFALEDFTFEMYEEKDCPLCKDGSTAYKPGSRGN; encoded by the coding sequence ATGAACGTAGCAAATATATACAAAGATTCACAAGCCTTATTAGAGGGTCATTTTAAATTAAGTTCGGGTAATCACTCGCAGTTTTATTTACAAAGTGCAAAAGTTTTAGAAAATCCTAAAACAGCAAAACTATTAGCTGAAGCATTGGCTGAACAAATTATAGCTTCTGGCATTAAAATTGATGCTGTATGTTCTCCTGCTTTAGGCGGAATCATTGCTGGTTTTGCATTAGCAACTGCTTTAGATGTAAGATTTATTTTTGCGGAACGTGTTGATGGGATTATGACTATTAGACGTGGTTTTGAAGTTCAAAAAAATGAAAACTATATCATTTGTGAAGATATTATCACAACAGGTGGTTCTGCACTAGAAGCTGCTAAAGAAGTAGAAAAATCAGGTGGAAATGTTGTTGCTTATGCTGCACTTGCTAATCGTGGTTTTTGTTCAAGAGAAAACAGTGATTTAGAAGCTACATCTTCTTGTAAACTTCCTTTAGATAAACCACTGTTTGCTTTAGAGGATTTTACTTTTGAAATGTACGAAGAAAAAGACTGTCCATTATGTAAAGATGGAAGTACTGCTTATAAACCAGGCTCAAGAGGTAATTAA
- a CDS encoding RDD family protein has protein sequence MRRREINREIKQKANKKPLDISVLSARLSSRFKSFLLDSFLLTTPIVYLVMYVIMDGGDSFSQNRAMGWLTILALHLPLIVIMWIAKKQTPGLKAYELEVLDDKSHSRISLLQAIIRYLITLLSIISFFLLFVPFFRKDKKTIQDIISNTIILEKK, from the coding sequence ATGCGAAGAAGAGAGATTAATCGCGAAATAAAGCAAAAAGCAAATAAAAAACCCTTAGATATAAGTGTTTTATCTGCACGTCTTTCTTCTCGCTTTAAATCTTTTTTATTAGACAGCTTTTTATTAACCACTCCTATTGTTTACCTTGTAATGTATGTCATTATGGATGGAGGAGACAGTTTCTCTCAAAACAGAGCAATGGGATGGTTGACTATTTTAGCGCTTCATCTTCCGTTAATTGTAATCATGTGGATTGCAAAAAAACAAACCCCTGGACTCAAAGCATATGAACTAGAAGTTTTAGATGATAAAAGCCATTCAAGAATCTCACTATTACAAGCAATCATAAGATATCTTATTACTCTACTTAGTATTATTTCATTCTTTTTACTTTTTGTACCATTTTTTAGAAAAGACAAAAAAACAATACAGGATATTATTTCTAATACTATTATTTTAGAAAAAAAATAA